The following proteins are co-located in the Bradyrhizobium sp. AZCC 2176 genome:
- a CDS encoding PEPxxWA-CTERM sorting domain-containing protein, producing MIRSRGILAAAFISIAALSSGPARADIVMISASSIQGDNVLFNSGTQIGTTVFGHTQSGTIVEFSGTTFDGGTTITANGGQARIEGTADARLTSLNWHLQGGNTFNDQEFNINTVLNGANGGGATSVSFSVYDDALQLFTFNNLALVNGSNFFGFQGINGESISSIFMTFNGGNGVQDVRQIRLDEVTAAVPEPSTWAMMILGFVGVGFLAYRRRGQGQAVRLA from the coding sequence ATGATTAGATCACGCGGAATACTAGCAGCAGCGTTCATATCGATTGCCGCTCTCTCATCTGGCCCGGCTCGCGCTGATATCGTCATGATATCGGCGAGTTCGATCCAGGGGGATAATGTTCTATTCAACTCCGGCACTCAAATCGGCACGACCGTTTTTGGACATACGCAGTCGGGGACGATTGTCGAGTTTAGCGGTACTACGTTCGACGGCGGTACTACGATCACCGCGAACGGGGGGCAGGCTCGGATCGAAGGCACGGCGGACGCGCGCCTCACCAGCCTGAACTGGCATCTTCAAGGCGGCAACACCTTCAACGACCAAGAGTTCAACATAAACACCGTGCTGAATGGCGCGAACGGTGGCGGCGCAACGTCGGTCAGTTTCAGTGTTTATGACGACGCCTTGCAACTCTTCACGTTCAACAATCTGGCCCTAGTAAACGGCTCGAACTTCTTTGGCTTCCAGGGTATCAACGGAGAAAGCATTTCCTCCATCTTCATGACTTTCAATGGAGGGAACGGCGTTCAGGACGTGAGGCAGATAAGGCTTGACGAAGTCACTGCCGCCGTTCCCGAGCCGTCCACCTGGGCGATGATGATCCTCGGCTTCGTGGGCGTCGGCTTCCTGGCCTACCGCCGGCGAGGGCAAGGCCAAGCAGTACGTCTGGCTTGA